One genomic window of Maribacter aquivivus includes the following:
- the pyrH gene encoding UMP kinase: MHYKRILLKLSGEALMGEKQYGIDSNRLNEYAEEIKEVVEKGIEVAIVIGGGNIFRGLAGAATGMDRVQGDHMGMLATVINGLALQSALEMNGVQTRLQSAIKINEVAEPFIRRRAMRHLEKGRVVIFGGGTGNPYFTTDSAAVLRAIEIEADVILKGTRVDGIYTADPEKDKSATKFDNISFSEVLKKGLKVMDTTAFTLSQENELPIVVFDMNKKGNLLKIVDGQTIGTTVNL, from the coding sequence ATGCACTACAAAAGAATTCTTCTAAAACTAAGCGGCGAAGCCCTAATGGGCGAAAAGCAATACGGAATAGACTCTAATCGTCTAAACGAGTATGCAGAAGAAATTAAAGAAGTAGTTGAAAAAGGCATAGAAGTAGCTATTGTTATTGGTGGGGGAAATATCTTTCGTGGTTTAGCAGGTGCCGCAACTGGCATGGACAGAGTTCAAGGCGACCATATGGGTATGCTAGCAACCGTTATTAATGGCTTAGCATTACAAAGTGCTTTAGAAATGAACGGTGTACAAACCAGATTACAATCTGCCATAAAAATCAACGAGGTTGCAGAACCCTTCATTAGAAGAAGAGCCATGAGGCATTTGGAAAAAGGAAGAGTTGTTATCTTTGGTGGAGGAACCGGTAACCCATATTTCACAACAGATTCTGCAGCTGTATTACGCGCTATTGAAATAGAAGCTGATGTAATACTTAAAGGTACACGTGTAGATGGTATTTACACTGCTGATCCAGAAAAAGATAAAAGTGCTACGAAATTTGATAATATATCTTTTTCAGAAGTACTTAAAAAAGGACTGAAGGTTATGGATACCACAGCTTTTACCCTTAGCCAAGAAAATGAACTACCTATCGTAGTTTTTGATATGAACAAAAAAGGAAATTTACTGAAAATTGTTGACGGCCAAACTATTGGAACAACGGTCAACCTATAA